The following coding sequences are from one Zalophus californianus isolate mZalCal1 chromosome 5, mZalCal1.pri.v2, whole genome shotgun sequence window:
- the LOC113929522 gene encoding olfactory receptor 2T29-like — MDNTTWVANHTGRSDFDLMGLFSHSKHPALLCVVIFVVFLMALSGNTILILLIHFDAHLHNPMYFFITQLSLMDVMYISVTVPKMLMDQVMGVKEISAPECGMQMFLYLTLGGSEFFLLAAMAYDRYVAICHPLRYPILMNHRVCLLLVSSSWLLGSVDGFMLTPITMTFPFCRSREIHHFFCEVPAVMKLSCSDTSLYETLMYLCCVFMLLIPVTVISSSYSFILFTIHRMNSAEGRKKAFATCSSHIMVVILFYGAAVYTYMLPTSYHTPERDMILSVFYTILTPVLNPLIYSLRNKDVTRALKKMLNAVSVLQESIK, encoded by the coding sequence ATGGATAATACCACTTGGGTGGCCAACCATACTGGACGATCAGATTTTGACCTAATGGGACTCTTCAGTCACTCCAAACACCCAGCTCTCCTTTGTGTGGTCATTTTTGTGGTTTTCCTGATGGCCTTGTCTGGAAACACCATCCTGATCCTTCTGATCCACTTTGATGCTCACCTTCATAACCCCATGTACTTTTTTATCACCCAGTTGTCACTCATGGATGTGATGTACATTTCTGTCACTGTGCCCAAGATGCTCATGGACCAGGTCATGGGTGTGAAAGAGATCTCAGCCCCTGAGTGTGGGATGCAGATGTTTCTCTATCTGACACTAGGAGGTTCAGAATTTTTCCTTCTAGCTGCCATGGCCTATGACCGATATGTGGCCATCTGCCATCCACTCCGTTATCCTATCCTCATGAACCATAGGGTGTGTCTCCTCTTGGTGTCTTCCTCGTGGCTTCTGGGATCTGTGGATGGATTTATGCTCACACCCATCACCATGACCTTCCCCTTCTGCAGATCCCGGGAGATCCACCATTTCTTCTGTGAGGTCCCTGCTGTAATGAAGCTCTCCTGCTCAGACACCTCCCTTTATGAGACACTCATGTATCTGTGCTGTGTCTTTATGCTCCTCATCCCTGTGACAGTCATTTCAAGCTCCTATTCTTTCATCCTCTTCACCATCCACAGGATGAACTCAGCAGAGGGACGGAAGAAGGCCTTTGCCACTTGTTCTTCCCACATTATGGTGGTCATCCTCTTCTATGGGGCTGCTGTCTATACCTACATGCTTCCCACCTCCTATCACACCCCCGAGAGGGACATGATTTTATCTGTCTTTTATACCATACTCACTCCTGTTCTAAATCCTTTAATTTATAGTCTTAGGAATAAGGATGTCACAAGGgctctaaaaaaaatgttgaatgcgGTATCTGTGTTACAGGAAagtataaagtag